Proteins encoded in a region of the Gemmatimonadales bacterium genome:
- a CDS encoding efflux transporter outer membrane subunit — MSAPARGVRTPGARTTAARAVGALVLGAAALVLGCAVGPSYHPVGVVPPDTHFGSGADTGATRAYFDSLAAARTADTVPLGPTPEPAVAPPGVAPPLTRAADSLAGAAWLDILRDTTLVRLVETAVRQNRDVQTAVQRIREFRAELGVARSPLFPEVSVNASASTNQVAVGAFPPTSFNALRVTGDLAWELDLWGRIRRGVEAARADLGVEEAAHRAVLLTLVSDVASSYLQLLELDQERTIAERTLASRRETLRLARSRFQQGVISELDVRQFEAEAAVPATTLATLERLRAQQAHQLSVLLGEAPAPIPRGGALNDAVAALVVPDSLPASLLARRPDIAEAERAYAAATARIGVAQAERLPTVSITSSYGSQSPNTSNLFTGQTEVYQVLGGVSLPLFTGGRISNQIEAARARAEQARAQYEQSVLVGLREAGDALAAIGSARDQAAAQATQVEALRRALALAAVRYRSGVASYLEVLDAQRSLFSAELGLSQAQLLQLTSAVQLYRAIGGAWNP; from the coding sequence GTGAGCGCCCCCGCACGCGGGGTGCGCACGCCGGGCGCGCGCACGACAGCCGCCCGCGCCGTCGGCGCGCTCGTGCTCGGCGCCGCGGCGCTCGTGCTCGGCTGCGCCGTGGGCCCGAGCTACCACCCAGTGGGAGTCGTCCCACCGGACACGCACTTCGGCTCCGGCGCCGACACCGGTGCGACGCGCGCCTACTTCGACTCGCTCGCCGCCGCACGCACCGCCGACACCGTTCCGCTCGGCCCCACGCCCGAGCCCGCGGTGGCGCCGCCGGGCGTGGCGCCGCCGCTCACGCGCGCCGCCGACTCGCTCGCCGGTGCCGCATGGCTCGATATCCTCCGTGACACGACGCTCGTGCGGCTGGTCGAGACGGCCGTGCGGCAGAACCGCGACGTGCAGACGGCGGTGCAGCGGATCCGCGAGTTCCGCGCGGAGCTGGGCGTCGCCCGCTCGCCGCTGTTTCCCGAGGTCTCCGTCAACGCGAGCGCCAGCACCAACCAGGTGGCGGTGGGCGCATTCCCGCCCACGTCGTTCAACGCCCTGCGGGTGACGGGCGATCTCGCATGGGAGCTGGATCTCTGGGGCCGGATCCGGCGGGGCGTCGAGGCGGCGCGCGCCGATCTGGGCGTCGAGGAGGCGGCGCACCGCGCGGTGCTGCTGACGCTGGTGAGCGACGTCGCCTCCAGCTATCTCCAACTCCTCGAGCTCGATCAGGAGCGCACGATCGCCGAGCGGACGCTCGCCTCGCGGCGGGAGACGCTGCGCCTCGCGCGGAGCCGGTTCCAACAGGGCGTGATTTCCGAGCTCGACGTGCGGCAGTTCGAGGCGGAAGCGGCGGTCCCGGCGACGACGCTGGCCACGCTCGAGCGGTTGCGCGCCCAGCAGGCGCACCAGTTGAGCGTGCTGCTCGGCGAGGCACCGGCGCCGATTCCGCGCGGCGGCGCGCTCAACGACGCGGTGGCCGCGCTCGTGGTGCCCGATTCGCTGCCGGCGAGCCTGCTTGCGCGGCGGCCCGACATCGCGGAGGCGGAGCGTGCGTACGCCGCCGCGACGGCGCGGATCGGCGTGGCCCAGGCGGAACGGCTGCCGACGGTGTCGATCACGAGCTCGTACGGCTCGCAGTCGCCCAACACGAGCAACCTGTTCACCGGACAGACCGAGGTGTACCAGGTGCTGGGCGGCGTGTCGCTCCCGCTCTTCACCGGCGGCCGGATTTCCAACCAGATCGAGGCGGCGCGCGCGCGGGCGGAGCAGGCGCGGGCGCAGTACGAGCAGTCGGTGCTCGTGGGCTTGCGCGAAGCGGGCGACGCGCTCGCCGCGATCGGAAGCGCGCGGGACCAGGCCGCGGCGCAGGCCACGCAGGTGGAAGCACTCCGCCGCGCGCTCGCCCTCGCCGCCGTGCGCTATCGGAGCGGGGTGGCCAGCTACCTCGAAGTGCTCGACGCCCAGCGCAGCCTCTTCTCCGCGGAGCTCGGGCTGAGCCAGGCGCAACTCCTGCAACTCACGTCCGCCGTGCAGCTTTACCGCGCCATCGGAGGCGCCTGGAACCCGTAA
- a CDS encoding efflux RND transporter periplasmic adaptor subunit, giving the protein MKSSRSIAGLLALLVASSCKHAAPPQAPPPPEVAVVTLAPRPVPESYEFTGEVQPYRRVEVRARIDGVIEARPFTEGAFVKPGQVLYRLDRVRPEAAYQNALARAQNARRTLARLEPLLAQNAVAQQDVDNARTEVQSAEAALAEAKKNLDDTVVRAEIAGRVGRTMLDVGARVRGSDDILTTIDVLDPIYVSFRPSAQQLLDWKEHPESRALVQPGSQLAVHVTLPNGSPLPRTGHLDFVAPSLDATTGTQEFRARFDNDDHLLVPGQFVRVRLTGFVRDSALAVPQRAVQQALGRQFVYVVGKGDTVATRDIEPGPWSGGLWIVDRGLAAGERVIVDGVQKVAAGQPVHPVPAADTTGAAGADSAALDTETSQLGATR; this is encoded by the coding sequence ATGAAATCGTCTCGATCCATTGCCGGCCTGCTGGCGCTCCTCGTCGCTTCGAGCTGCAAGCATGCCGCGCCGCCCCAGGCGCCGCCGCCCCCCGAGGTCGCCGTCGTAACGCTGGCACCGCGGCCCGTGCCGGAATCCTACGAGTTCACCGGCGAGGTGCAGCCGTACCGCCGTGTGGAAGTGCGCGCGCGGATCGACGGCGTGATCGAGGCGCGCCCCTTCACCGAAGGCGCCTTCGTCAAGCCCGGCCAGGTGCTCTACCGGCTCGACCGCGTCCGCCCCGAGGCCGCCTACCAGAACGCGCTTGCCCGCGCGCAGAACGCCCGCCGCACGCTCGCGCGGCTGGAGCCGCTGCTGGCGCAGAACGCGGTGGCGCAGCAGGACGTCGACAATGCGCGCACCGAGGTGCAATCGGCCGAGGCGGCGCTCGCGGAAGCGAAAAAGAATCTGGACGACACGGTGGTGCGCGCCGAGATCGCGGGCCGGGTGGGCCGCACCATGCTCGACGTGGGCGCCCGCGTCCGAGGGTCCGACGACATCCTCACCACGATCGACGTGCTCGATCCGATCTACGTGAGCTTCCGTCCCTCGGCCCAGCAACTGCTCGACTGGAAGGAGCACCCCGAGAGCCGCGCACTCGTCCAGCCGGGGAGCCAGCTCGCCGTGCACGTGACGCTGCCCAATGGATCGCCGCTGCCGCGCACCGGTCACCTCGACTTCGTGGCGCCGTCGCTCGATGCCACGACCGGCACGCAGGAGTTCCGCGCCCGGTTCGACAACGACGACCACCTGCTCGTACCCGGCCAGTTCGTGCGGGTGCGGCTCACCGGCTTCGTGCGCGACAGCGCGCTCGCCGTGCCGCAACGCGCCGTCCAGCAGGCGCTCGGCCGCCAGTTCGTGTACGTGGTGGGCAAGGGCGACACCGTGGCCACCCGTGACATCGAGCCCGGCCCCTGGAGCGGCGGGCTCTGGATCGTCGACCGCGGCCTCGCCGCGGGTGAGCGGGTGATCGTGGACGGCGTGCAGAAGGTCGCGGCGGGCCAGCCGGTGCATCCGGTGCCGGCCGCCGACACGACCGGTGCCGCCGGCGCCGACAGCGCGGCGCTCGACACCGAAACCTCGCAGCTCGGGGCCACGCGGTGA
- a CDS encoding multidrug efflux RND transporter permease subunit, whose amino-acid sequence MPRKPGAANADAEIRYFFIRRPVLSVVISLVITLLGIFAIRLLPISRYPQITPPAVTVQATYPGATAEDVAEAVAAPIEQQLSGLQGLLYYSSANASDGTMSLNVYFDVTRDQDLAAVDVQNAVQLAEPQLPDAVRQNGVTILKANTDILGVVALTSDDPRYDAAYLTNYLRLYIEDEIKRVPGIGNANTFGGLEFSMLIQLDPDRMAQLGVTTGDVAAAVREQNATNPAGRVGREPAPPGTELTLPVTALGRLKTPEQFADIVVRAKPDGALIRIRDVGRVVLGSRNYDLVGRLNGKPFAALLIYLRPGANALAVKDATVKRMAELARNLPAGVHWAIPFDTTPFVTASIKEVVTTLVEAMLLVTLVVFVFLQSWRATLIPMLAVPVSVIGTFLGLLMLGFTINVLTLFALVLAIGIVVDDAIVVIENTERIMASEGLAARPAADRAIRQVAPALVAIVLSLCAVFVPVAFLGGVTGEMFKQFAVTLVISVVLSGLVALTLTPALCAMLLKESNEAHQGGIFGAFNRGFARVTRGYTGGVGRMLGRPRLWLAVFAVLVALAVVLWRTIPSAFIPTEDKGYFAIALQLPDAASLQRTEQVMQRVEGFLKAEPSVQNIVALGGLDILTRTNQTNSATIFINLVPWEKRGAGQSIDDITGRVNAKLFGMKDAIGFAFNLPEIPGLGATSGVEANLQNRSGQSVAEFATKVQEFVAAANQLPAVQGVNTNFRANVPQVYVDVDRAAAKSRGVSLTDLFSTLQTFLSTLYINDFNLYGRTYRVQAEAQPQFRRTPEDIGRLYVRGRNDEMIPVSALTRTEFRSGPTQLLRFNGFGSALITGNPKAGRSSGEVLDQLDQLVAAKFASQGVGIAYSGQSFQERAGSGQAGLVFALGLVMVFLVLAAQYESWSIPFAVLLGVPFGALGALLGIWLRGTPSDIYFQVGLITVVGLAAKNAILIVEFANDMRVRGTPLREAAVEAARERFRPILMTSFAFILGVSPLVIASGAGAASRHSLGTGVFAGMLFATTIGIFFIPLFFRVIRGAAERTDERRKHKDVQREAARLPESAR is encoded by the coding sequence ATGCCCCGAAAGCCCGGCGCGGCCAACGCGGACGCCGAGATCAGGTACTTCTTCATCCGGCGGCCGGTGCTCTCGGTCGTCATCAGCCTGGTCATCACGCTGCTCGGCATCTTCGCCATCCGGCTGCTGCCGATCTCGCGCTATCCGCAGATCACGCCGCCCGCCGTGACGGTGCAGGCGACGTACCCCGGCGCCACCGCCGAGGACGTGGCCGAAGCCGTGGCGGCGCCGATCGAGCAGCAGCTCTCGGGGTTGCAGGGACTGCTCTACTACTCGTCGGCCAACGCGAGCGACGGGACGATGAGCCTGAACGTGTACTTCGACGTCACGCGCGACCAGGACCTGGCGGCGGTCGACGTGCAGAACGCCGTGCAGCTCGCCGAACCGCAGCTTCCCGATGCCGTGCGGCAGAACGGTGTCACCATCCTCAAGGCCAACACCGACATTCTCGGCGTCGTGGCGCTCACCTCGGACGATCCGCGGTACGACGCCGCGTACCTCACCAACTACCTCCGCCTCTACATCGAGGACGAGATCAAGCGGGTGCCAGGCATCGGCAACGCCAACACGTTCGGCGGTCTCGAGTTCTCGATGCTGATCCAGCTCGACCCCGACCGGATGGCGCAGCTCGGCGTCACCACGGGCGATGTGGCGGCCGCGGTGCGGGAGCAGAACGCCACCAACCCGGCGGGCCGAGTGGGGCGCGAGCCGGCGCCGCCCGGCACCGAGCTCACGCTGCCGGTGACGGCGCTCGGCCGGCTCAAGACCCCCGAGCAGTTTGCCGACATCGTGGTGCGCGCCAAGCCCGACGGCGCGCTCATCCGGATCCGCGACGTGGGCCGCGTGGTGCTCGGCTCGCGCAACTATGACCTCGTGGGCCGGCTCAACGGCAAGCCGTTCGCGGCGCTGCTCATCTATCTCCGGCCCGGCGCCAATGCGCTCGCGGTGAAGGACGCGACGGTGAAGCGCATGGCGGAGCTCGCGCGCAACCTGCCGGCCGGCGTGCACTGGGCGATCCCGTTCGACACGACGCCATTCGTCACCGCATCGATCAAGGAGGTGGTCACCACCCTGGTCGAGGCGATGCTGCTGGTGACGCTCGTGGTGTTCGTCTTCCTCCAGAGCTGGCGGGCGACGCTCATCCCGATGCTGGCGGTGCCGGTGAGCGTCATCGGCACGTTCCTCGGCCTCCTCATGCTCGGCTTCACCATCAACGTGCTGACGCTCTTCGCGCTGGTGCTCGCGATCGGCATTGTGGTGGACGACGCGATCGTGGTGATCGAAAACACGGAGCGCATCATGGCGAGCGAAGGCCTCGCCGCGCGCCCCGCCGCCGACCGCGCCATCCGCCAGGTGGCGCCGGCGCTCGTCGCCATCGTGCTCTCGCTCTGCGCCGTGTTCGTGCCGGTCGCGTTCCTCGGCGGGGTGACGGGCGAGATGTTCAAGCAGTTCGCGGTGACGCTGGTGATCTCCGTCGTGCTCTCGGGTCTCGTGGCGCTCACCCTGACTCCGGCGCTCTGCGCCATGTTGCTCAAGGAGTCGAACGAGGCGCACCAGGGCGGCATCTTCGGTGCGTTCAACCGCGGTTTTGCGCGGGTGACGCGGGGCTACACCGGCGGCGTGGGCCGCATGCTCGGCCGGCCGCGGCTCTGGCTCGCAGTATTCGCCGTCCTGGTGGCGCTCGCCGTGGTGCTCTGGCGGACGATTCCGAGCGCGTTCATTCCGACGGAGGACAAGGGCTACTTCGCGATCGCGCTGCAGCTCCCCGATGCCGCGTCGCTGCAGCGCACCGAGCAGGTGATGCAGCGGGTGGAGGGCTTCCTCAAGGCGGAGCCGTCGGTGCAGAACATCGTGGCCCTGGGCGGACTCGACATCCTCACGCGGACCAACCAGACCAACAGCGCCACGATCTTCATCAACCTGGTGCCGTGGGAGAAACGGGGCGCCGGCCAGTCCATCGACGACATCACCGGGCGGGTGAACGCCAAGCTGTTCGGGATGAAGGACGCGATCGGCTTCGCGTTCAACCTGCCGGAGATACCCGGCCTGGGTGCCACGTCGGGCGTCGAGGCCAACCTGCAGAACCGAAGCGGGCAGAGCGTGGCCGAGTTCGCCACGAAGGTGCAGGAGTTCGTGGCGGCGGCCAACCAGCTCCCGGCGGTACAGGGGGTCAACACCAACTTCCGCGCCAACGTACCGCAGGTGTACGTCGACGTGGACCGCGCCGCGGCCAAGTCGCGTGGCGTGAGCCTCACCGACCTCTTCAGCACGCTGCAGACGTTTCTCTCGACGCTCTATATCAACGACTTCAATCTCTACGGCCGCACCTACCGGGTGCAGGCGGAAGCGCAGCCGCAGTTCAGGAGAACGCCTGAGGACATCGGCCGGCTCTACGTGCGGGGGCGCAACGACGAAATGATTCCGGTGTCGGCGCTCACCCGGACGGAGTTCCGCAGCGGGCCCACGCAGCTCCTCCGCTTCAACGGCTTCGGCTCGGCGCTGATCACGGGAAATCCCAAGGCCGGGCGCAGCTCGGGCGAGGTGCTGGATCAGCTCGACCAGCTCGTCGCCGCGAAGTTCGCGTCGCAGGGGGTGGGCATCGCCTACTCCGGCCAGTCATTCCAGGAGCGGGCCGGCAGCGGGCAGGCCGGGCTCGTCTTCGCGCTCGGGCTCGTGATGGTGTTTCTCGTGCTCGCCGCGCAGTACGAGAGCTGGTCGATTCCGTTCGCCGTGCTGCTTGGCGTGCCGTTCGGGGCGCTCGGTGCGCTGCTCGGCATCTGGCTCCGGGGCACGCCGAGCGACATCTACTTCCAGGTGGGGCTCATCACCGTGGTGGGGCTCGCGGCCAAGAACGCGATCCTCATCGTCGAGTTCGCCAACGACATGCGGGTGCGGGGCACGCCGCTCCGCGAGGCGGCCGTCGAGGCGGCGCGCGAGCGGTTCCGGCCGATCCTCATGACGTCGTTCGCGTTCATCCTCGGCGTGTCGCCGCTCGTCATCGCGAGCGGTGCGGGCGCGGCGAGCCGGCACTCGCTCGGCACCGGCGTGTTCGCCGGTATGCTCTTCGCCACGACGATCGGGATCTTCTTCATCCCGCTCTTTTTCCGGGTGATCCGCGGGGCGGCGGAGCGGACCGATGAGCGTCGCAAGCACAAGGACGTTCAACGCGAGGCGGCGCGACTGCCGGAAAGCGCGCGGTGA
- a CDS encoding TetR/AcrR family transcriptional regulator produces MLRQPRATPAADVELCPRSPRWQRRPAERRREIIDAAVSTFGRCGFERATLADVAERAGVCPGTVSHYFGSKGGLFQAVIAERFVGFIAQEEALLADEDAPTSATVRLDQMLRRLWEHTWSPGTLELIQVTQVDSADFPESGRLLCRELSGRWRRLMGATLETGIRSGEFRRVDSDVTARIIGYTVLGVAQKVSAFAPYDADMPSREATWKVVRELVHRYVKADGTLAHRKTANRASARTPRKGAAARTRAEDA; encoded by the coding sequence GTGCTCCGACAACCCCGCGCCACACCCGCCGCCGACGTGGAGCTTTGTCCCCGCTCGCCCCGCTGGCAGCGCCGCCCCGCCGAGCGGCGGCGCGAGATCATCGATGCCGCCGTCTCGACCTTCGGCCGCTGCGGCTTCGAGCGCGCCACCCTGGCCGACGTGGCCGAGCGCGCCGGCGTCTGCCCCGGCACCGTCTCCCACTACTTCGGCTCCAAGGGTGGGCTCTTCCAGGCCGTGATCGCCGAGCGGTTCGTCGGCTTCATCGCCCAGGAAGAAGCGCTCCTCGCGGACGAGGACGCGCCCACCTCCGCAACCGTGCGGCTCGACCAGATGCTCCGCCGACTCTGGGAGCACACCTGGTCGCCCGGCACGCTCGAACTGATCCAGGTGACCCAGGTCGACTCGGCCGACTTTCCGGAATCCGGCCGGCTGCTCTGCCGAGAATTGAGCGGCCGCTGGCGGCGGCTCATGGGCGCCACCCTCGAGACCGGCATCCGCTCGGGAGAGTTCCGCCGGGTCGATTCCGACGTCACCGCGCGGATCATCGGGTACACGGTGCTCGGCGTCGCGCAGAAGGTTTCAGCGTTCGCGCCCTATGATGCCGACATGCCGAGCCGGGAGGCGACGTGGAAGGTGGTGCGCGAGCTGGTGCATCGATACGTGAAGGCGGACGGCACGCTAGCGCACCGCAAGACTGCGAACCGCGCTAGCGCGCGAACACCCCGCAAGGGCGCCGCAGCCCGCACGCGGGCGGAGGATGCATGA
- a CDS encoding response regulator: MPCGPTLLLLDADARDGYAGWRPAPDDDPGGATAPHLGRVLVVDDEEIVRSYVARLLQESGYGVAVAPDGARAWRLIETDSDGFDLIITDVRMPHMDGWQLGRRLAERRAPIPVLYISGFDIEPPASVAATFLRKPFDPEELLRRVTRLLRPD; the protein is encoded by the coding sequence ATGCCCTGCGGCCCCACCCTTCTGCTCCTCGACGCCGATGCCCGCGACGGCTACGCCGGCTGGCGCCCCGCCCCCGATGATGACCCGGGCGGCGCGACCGCGCCGCATCTCGGCCGCGTCCTCGTGGTGGATGACGAGGAGATCGTCCGGTCCTACGTCGCCCGCCTGCTGCAGGAAAGCGGCTACGGCGTGGCGGTGGCCCCCGACGGCGCGCGGGCCTGGCGCCTGATCGAGACCGATTCCGACGGCTTCGATCTCATCATCACCGACGTGCGCATGCCCCACATGGATGGCTGGCAGCTCGGACGCCGCCTCGCCGAGCGCCGCGCGCCGATTCCCGTGCTCTACATCTCTGGATTCGACATCGAGCCGCCGGCCTCCGTCGCAGCCACGTTCCTCCGCAAGCCATTTGACCCCGAGGAGCTGCTCCGCAGAGTGACCCGCCTGCTGCGCCCGGACTGA